In Enterobacter sp. 638, a single window of DNA contains:
- the glrR gene encoding two-component system response regulator GlrR has protein sequence MTSRKPAHLLLVDDDPGLLKLLGMRLVSEGYSVVTAESGQEGLKALGREKIDLVISDLRMDEMDGMQLFVEIQKLQPGMPVIILTAHGSIPDAVAATQQGVFSFLTKPVDKDALYKAIDDALEHSAPSVDEKWRESIVTRSPIMLRLLEQARMVAQSDVSLLINGQSGTGKEILAQAIHNASPRSKNAFIAINCGALPEQLLESELFGHARGAFTGAVSSREGLFQAAEGGTLFLDEIGDMPAPLQVKLLRVLQERKVRPLGSNRDIDINVRIISATHRDLPKAMERKEFREDLYYRLNVVNLKIPALAERAEDIPLLANHLLRQSADRHKPFVRAFSTDAMKRLMTAGWPGNVRQLVNVIEQCVALTSSPVISDALVEQALEGENTALPTFVEARNQFELNYLRKLLQITKGNVTHAARMAGRNRTEFYKLLSRHELEANDFKE, from the coding sequence ATGACAAGCCGCAAACCTGCCCATCTCCTGCTGGTGGATGACGATCCCGGCTTGCTGAAGCTGTTGGGAATGCGCCTGGTCAGCGAAGGCTACAGCGTTGTCACCGCCGAAAGTGGACAGGAAGGGCTGAAAGCGCTTGGTCGCGAGAAAATCGATCTGGTGATCAGCGATCTGCGCATGGACGAGATGGATGGCATGCAGCTGTTCGTCGAAATCCAGAAGCTGCAGCCCGGAATGCCGGTCATTATTCTCACGGCCCACGGCTCGATTCCTGATGCGGTCGCTGCAACACAGCAGGGCGTGTTTAGCTTCCTGACCAAGCCGGTGGACAAAGACGCGTTGTATAAAGCCATCGACGATGCGCTGGAACATTCCGCTCCGTCCGTTGATGAAAAATGGCGTGAATCCATCGTCACGCGCAGCCCGATTATGCTGCGCTTGCTGGAACAAGCGCGCATGGTCGCGCAATCCGACGTCAGCCTGCTGATTAATGGGCAGAGCGGAACCGGGAAAGAGATTCTGGCGCAGGCGATTCACAACGCCAGCCCGCGCAGCAAAAACGCCTTCATCGCCATTAACTGCGGTGCGCTGCCGGAACAGTTGCTGGAATCTGAACTCTTTGGCCATGCACGCGGCGCGTTTACGGGCGCGGTGAGTAGCAGGGAAGGGCTGTTCCAGGCTGCAGAAGGCGGGACGCTGTTCCTCGATGAAATTGGTGATATGCCCGCGCCATTGCAGGTCAAACTGCTGCGCGTGTTGCAGGAGCGCAAAGTGCGTCCGCTCGGCAGCAACCGTGATATCGACATTAACGTGCGTATTATCTCGGCCACTCACCGCGATTTACCGAAAGCGATGGAGCGTAAAGAGTTCCGCGAAGATCTCTACTACCGCCTGAACGTCGTCAATCTGAAAATCCCCGCGCTGGCGGAGCGTGCGGAAGATATTCCGCTGCTGGCAAATCATCTTCTGCGCCAGTCGGCGGACAGACATAAGCCGTTTGTGCGTGCGTTTTCAACCGATGCAATGAAACGACTCATGACCGCCGGCTGGCCGGGTAACGTCCGTCAACTGGTGAACGTGATTGAGCAGTGCGTGGCGCTGACCTCTTCGCCGGTCATTAGCGATGCGCTGGTGGAGCAGGCGCTTGAAGGCGAAAATACCGCGCTGCCGACGTTTGTTGAAGCGCGTAATCAGTTCGAGCTGAACTATCTGCGTAAGCTGCTGCAAATCACCAAGGGCAACGTGACGCACGCCGCGCGCATGGCTGGGCGAAACCGTACAGAGTTTTATAAACTGCTGTCGCGCCATGAGCTGGAAGCGAACGACTTTAAAGAGTAA
- the qseE gene encoding two component system sensor histidine kinase QseE/GlrK, which translates to MKRWSVFPRSLRQLVMMAFLLILLPLLVLAWQAWQSLNALSAQAAQTNRTTLIDARRSEAMTNAALEMERSYRQYCVLDDRTLEKVYQNQRKRYSEMLDAHAGVLPDDKLYQALRQDLNDLGQLQCKNSGPDAVATVRLEAFASANTEMVQTTRTVIFSRGQQLQQEIAERGQFFGWQALVLFMVSLGLVLLFTRMIIGPVKGIERMINLLGEGKSLGNTVVFKGPRELRSVGQRIIWLSERLAWLESQRHQFLRHISHELKTPLASMREGTELLADEVAGPLTAEQKEIVEILDASSRNLQKLIEQLLDYNRKLADGAVELERVEIEPLVDMVLSAHSLPARAKMMHTELDLQEPVCFAEPMLLMSVLDNLYSNAVHYGTESGNIYIRSFTQGSRVCVDVANTGDPIPDDEKTMIFEPFFQGSHQRKGAVKGSGLGLSIARDCIRRMHGELYISHDDRADVCFRIELPLEPEKSMQ; encoded by the coding sequence TTGAAACGCTGGTCTGTTTTTCCTCGCTCCCTGCGACAGCTTGTTATGATGGCCTTCCTGCTCATCCTGTTACCGCTGCTGGTATTGGCATGGCAGGCGTGGCAAAGCCTGAATGCGCTCAGCGCCCAGGCCGCGCAGACTAACCGCACGACGCTCATTGATGCCCGCCGTAGTGAGGCGATGACCAACGCCGCGCTGGAAATGGAGCGCAGCTATCGCCAGTATTGCGTGCTGGACGACCGTACGCTGGAAAAGGTCTATCAAAATCAACGCAAACGCTACAGCGAAATGCTGGACGCGCATGCGGGTGTGCTCCCTGACGATAAGCTGTATCAGGCGCTGCGCCAGGATCTGAACGATCTTGGGCAATTGCAGTGCAAAAACAGTGGGCCTGATGCTGTCGCAACGGTCCGGCTCGAAGCGTTTGCCAGCGCCAATACCGAGATGGTGCAAACAACCCGTACCGTGATTTTTTCCCGTGGACAGCAGCTGCAACAGGAAATCGCCGAGCGCGGTCAGTTCTTTGGCTGGCAGGCGCTGGTGCTGTTTATGGTCAGTCTTGGGCTGGTGCTGCTGTTTACCCGAATGATCATCGGCCCGGTAAAAGGCATTGAACGGATGATTAATCTTTTGGGTGAAGGAAAATCTCTCGGGAATACCGTGGTGTTTAAAGGGCCGCGGGAACTGCGTTCCGTGGGGCAACGGATTATCTGGCTCTCTGAGCGACTGGCGTGGCTGGAATCTCAGCGCCACCAATTTTTACGCCATATCTCCCACGAATTAAAAACGCCGCTCGCCAGCATGCGCGAGGGGACGGAACTGCTCGCCGATGAAGTGGCTGGGCCGTTAACCGCCGAGCAAAAAGAGATCGTTGAAATCCTGGATGCCAGTAGCCGGAATCTGCAAAAGCTGATCGAACAACTGCTGGATTACAACCGTAAACTGGCTGATGGCGCGGTTGAACTGGAAAGAGTGGAGATCGAACCGCTGGTGGATATGGTGCTCTCCGCCCACAGCTTGCCTGCGCGAGCTAAAATGATGCATACCGAACTGGATCTCCAGGAGCCAGTCTGTTTTGCAGAGCCTATGCTATTAATGAGTGTGCTGGATAATCTTTATTCCAATGCGGTGCACTATGGTACTGAATCCGGTAACATTTATATTCGTAGTTTCACCCAGGGATCGCGGGTGTGTGTCGATGTTGCCAATACCGGAGATCCCATTCCGGATGACGAAAAAACGATGATTTTTGAGCCCTTTTTCCAGGGAAGTCATCAGCGAAAAGGTGCGGTAAAGGGGAGCGGTTTGGGCTTAAGTATCGCCCGCGATTGCATACGGCGTATGCACGGCGAATTATATATCTCGCATGACGATCGCGCCGATGTTTGCTTTCGTATTGAACTGCCTCTTGAGCCGGAAAAATCAATGCAATGA
- the glnB gene encoding nitrogen regulatory protein P-II → MKKIDAIIKPFKLDDVREALAEVGITGMTVTEVKGFGRQKGHTELYRGAEYMVDFLPKVKIEIVVTDDIVDTCVDTIIRTAQTGKIGDGKIFVFDVARVIRIRTGEEDDAAI, encoded by the coding sequence ATGAAAAAGATTGATGCGATTATTAAACCTTTCAAACTGGATGATGTGCGTGAAGCGCTGGCGGAAGTTGGCATTACCGGGATGACAGTGACCGAGGTGAAAGGTTTTGGTCGCCAGAAGGGTCACACCGAGTTGTACCGTGGCGCAGAGTACATGGTGGACTTCCTGCCGAAAGTGAAAATCGAAATTGTGGTGACTGACGATATCGTGGATACCTGTGTGGATACCATTATCCGCACGGCGCAAACCGGTAAAATTGGTGACGGTAAGATCTTTGTCTTTGATGTGGCGCGCGTCATTCGTATTCGTACGGGT
- the qseG gene encoding two-component system QseEF-associated lipoprotein QseG, with the protein MNLSLVSMLHVFSRAINAVFSRKIIRTGLPCLLLAGCVSHAPKSAISDKQDDKLPEHQLADFLSTDCENIWQLNGHDVEANPLFWLRGIDCADRLSPAAARAQAHQWADDTWQDSFKRGILLANAKINPVERRMNTTRMDALSPQIPAQVRPVYQLWRDGQVLQLQLAEERFRYSKLQQSADAELDMLRSQHQYLRAQLETTTRKLENLTDIERQLSTRKPASNYLPDGPKTNAQPTKTPDDDGGTSKQEDVKP; encoded by the coding sequence ATGAATCTAAGTCTGGTGAGTATGTTACACGTCTTTTCTCGCGCCATTAACGCGGTGTTTTCCCGTAAAATTATCCGTACCGGCCTGCCATGTTTGCTGTTGGCGGGATGCGTTTCCCACGCGCCGAAAAGTGCAATCAGCGATAAACAAGACGATAAATTACCTGAGCATCAGTTGGCCGATTTCCTCTCGACTGATTGCGAAAACATCTGGCAACTGAACGGCCATGATGTCGAAGCGAACCCGTTATTCTGGTTGCGAGGAATTGATTGCGCCGATCGGCTGTCACCTGCGGCGGCGCGCGCACAGGCCCACCAGTGGGCCGATGACACCTGGCAGGACAGTTTCAAACGCGGCATCCTGCTGGCCAATGCCAAAATTAACCCGGTTGAGCGTCGCATGAACACCACGCGGATGGATGCGCTCAGCCCACAAATTCCTGCGCAAGTTCGCCCGGTGTATCAGCTCTGGCGTGACGGGCAGGTCCTGCAATTGCAGCTCGCCGAAGAGCGCTTCCGTTACAGTAAATTGCAGCAATCCGCTGACGCTGAACTGGATATGCTTCGGTCACAGCACCAGTATTTGCGCGCGCAGCTTGAAACCACGACGCGCAAGCTGGAAAACCTCACGGATATTGAGCGTCAGCTATCCACGCGTAAGCCAGCCAGCAACTATCTGCCGGACGGACCGAAGACTAACGCGCAGCCGACCAAAACGCCTGATGATGACGGTGGTACTTCGAAACAAGAGGACGTGAAGCCATGA